A single region of the Melospiza melodia melodia isolate bMelMel2 chromosome 7 unlocalized genomic scaffold, bMelMel2.pri SUPER_7_unloc_1, whole genome shotgun sequence genome encodes:
- the LOC134432694 gene encoding class II histocompatibility antigen, B-L beta chain-like: MGRGAAAGALLVALVVLGAPPAAGAELSGVFQEMRTRECHFIIGTEKVRFVRRYIYNRKQYMMFDSDVGVFVGDTPYGETQARCCNGIPEILEDNRAAVYTFCRAGCELAAPFLTGHRDERGAELPPSVSISLVPPSSSQPGPGRLLCSVMDFYPAAIQVRWFQGQQELSEHVVATDVVPNGDWTHQLLVLLETPPRRGLSYSCQVEHVSLEQALRRHWEMPPDAARIKMLTGIGGFVLGFVFLALGLGFSLRKKSCSPPGPVSIAPSPHPALSREGELNPY, encoded by the exons GAGTGTTCCAGGAGATGAGAACGAGAGAGTGTCACTTCATTATTGGTACGGAGAAGGTGAGGTTCGTGAGGAGGTACATCTACAACCGGAAGCAGTACATGATGTTCGACAGCGACGTGGGGGTGTTCGTGGGAGACACCCCCTATGGGGAGACACAGGCTCGGTGCTGCAACGGAATCCCGGAAATACTGGAGGATAATCGGGCTGCGGTTTACACGTTCTGCCGGGCCGGCTGCGAGCTTGCTGCCCCGTTCCTCACGGGGCACCGAGATGAGCGCGGGGCAGAGC tgccccccagcgtgtccatctcgctggtgcccccctcgagctcccagcccggccccggccgcctgctctgctccgtgatggatttctaccctgctgccatccaggtgaggtggttccagggccagcaggagctctcggagcacgtggtggccaccgacgtggtccccaacggggactggacccaccagctgctggtgctgctggaaacgccgccccggcgcgggctcagctacagctgccaggtggagcacgtcagcctggagcaggccctgaggcggcactggg AGATGCCGCCGGACGCCGCCCGCATCAAGATGCTGACGGGCATCGGGGGCTTCGTCTTGGGCTTCGTCTTcctggcgctggggctcggcttctCCCTGCGCAAGAAG agctgcagccccccCGGCCCCGTCAGCATCGCCCCCTCCCCACatcctgcactgagcagggagggagagctcAACCCTTATTAG
- the LOC134432695 gene encoding zinc finger protein 239-like, with protein sequence MVPSGSTAQEANEEEKPRRCCTRRGCKCSWRGSEGDRASLGWEGGRRRNQSSELVPHEQLHDGEKPHTSVECGKSFRWNSELIKHQRIHTGERPYECGECGKSFSRSSSLIRHQRIHTGERPYKCSECGMCFSRSSSLIRHQRTHTGERPYECSKCGKRFKTSSHLLRHYQSHREERPFQCLDCGKRFKQYSDLTNHRRIHTGESPYECDKCRKRFQTSSVLLLHYRIHTEERPFRCPDCGKGFKRNSHLITHRRIHTGERPYECPQCGKSFSRSSDLTRHQRRHR encoded by the coding sequence gagcggctccacggcgcaggaagccaacgaggaggaaaagccccggagatgctgcacgaggaggggctgcaaatgcagttggcggggatctgagggggacagagccagcctgggctgggaaggcggccggagacggaaccagagctcggagctggtgccccatgagcagctccatgatggggagaagccccacacgagcgtggagtgtgggaagagcttcaggtggaactccgaactgatcaagcaccagaggatccacactggggaacggccctatgagtgtggggagtgtgggaagagcttcagccggagctccagcctgatcaggcaccagaggatccacactggggagaggccgtaCAAGTGCTCcgagtgtgggatgtgcttcagccggagctccagcctgatcaggcaccagaggacccacactggggagaggccctacgagtgttcgaagtgtgggaagaggtttaagaccagctcccatctcctccggcactatcagagtcacagggaggagaggcccttccaatgcctcGACTGCGGGAAGCGATTCAAGCAGTACTCCGATCTCACCaaccaccggcgcatccacactggggagagcccctacgagtgtgataaatgcaggaagaggtttcagaccagctccgtTCTCCTcctgcactatcggattcacacagaggagaggcccttccgctgtcccgactgtgggaagggattcaagcgcaactcccacctcatcacccaccggcgcatccacactggggagaggccctacgagtgtccccagtgtgggaagagcttctccaggagctcggacttgacccgacaccaacggaggcaccggtaa